AGGTTTCAATGGTCTCACCTGAACTATTCTCTTCTATGGACTTGATACTGCGTGGGTTTAAAGGGACAGATGTACCTTTTGGTGGGGTGCAGGTGGTCATATCGGGGGATTTTTTTCAGTTGCCTCCTGTGTCTAAAGAGGCAAAAGAGAAACGTTTTGCCTGGCAGTCTCCTGCTTGGAAAGCTTTGGAGCTGCAGACCTGTTACCTGCAGGAGAAGTTCAGGCAGGATGAGGACAGACTTATTCAGATACTAGACGACATACGTTCCGGTACTATTTCAGAGAGTTCGGAAAAGTTTTTAGCAGAACGACATGAAAAAGAGCTTACTTCACACTTTACCCCTACTAAACTCTATACGCATAATGTAGATGTAGATCGCATCAACCTGGCTGAGTTGGAAAAACTTCCCGGAGAGGCAAAACTTTTTGTCTATGAGTCCAAAGGTTCTCAGAAGAACATAGAGAAGATCTTTAAATCTTCATTGGTTTTGGAAGAGTTGGCTTTAAAAAAAGGTGCCGTGGTCATTTTCATTAAAAACAATACGGAAGAGGGCTATGTGAATGGTACTACGGGGACAGTAGAGGGGTTTTCACCCATAGACAATATGCCTATAGTACGAACTACAGAAGGAAAAAAGATCAAACTTGACCTGGAAGACTGGTCTTTGGAAAATGAGAGTGGTACGGTAACCGCAACCGTTTCACAAGTACCTTTGCGTTTGGCATGGGCCATTACTATACATAAATCTCAGGGGATGACCCTTGATGCTGCGGAGATAGACTTGAGTAAAACTTTTGAAACTGGGCAGGGGTATGTGGCACTTTCGCGTATTAGGAGTATCGAAGGGTTACAACTTAAAGGGCTCAATACCATGGCACTGAAGGTGGATCCGCTTATTTTGCATGTGGATGAACGTATTAAACAGGCTTCCAAAAAAGCTTCAGATATCATAGAATCTATGTCTGAAGATGATCTGCAAAAAACGTTTGATAGCTACATCTCCCAACTGGGTGGCATTGTCTCCAAAGAGAAGATCGAAGAGGAGAGAGAAAATATCAAAGCCGGAAAGCCTTCACACTCTGCTTATGTCACTCCGACACACATCAAAACCAAACACCTCATAGAAAAGTCAGATACTTTGATAAAACTGGCACATAATAGGGGATTGAGTAAAGGTACGGTTGTGCAGCATCTGGCACACATTAAAGAAGAAGAGCCTGAAATAAACATAGATAAATATAAACCATCTGAAGAGGTTTTCGAGAAGGTAGGAGATGTTGTCTTAAAGTTACAGACCAAGAAGTTTAAAGATGATTTTACAGAAGATGGGAAATTAAAACTAAAGTCTGTTTTTGATGCCTTGGATGGTGAGGTGAGTTACGACGATATCAAAATGTGTATGTTGTTTTTGGATTGAAACTGAGGTATGTAATACGACAAAGACTTAAGAAATAGAAAAAATGTATACAAAGTGCTTTAGTTTAAGCATGCTTATATATAATTATTTTTATGAAAAAACTATTAATATTCCTAATACTTGTTTTCATAGGTATACAATTTTATCCTATGAATGTCCCCGCTGATTTGCCTGTAAAAGAAGGTGATGCTTTAGAAGCCCCTGAAAATGTGCAGGCGATACTCGAACGATCATGTTTTGATTGTCACTCCAGTCATACGAAATTTCCTTGGTACAGCAATATCGCTCCTGTTTCATGGTTTACGAAAGACCACGTAAAAGAGGGTAGAGAACATTTGAACTTCTCGACATGGAATTCATATGATGATGAGAAAAAGCTCAAATATCTTGAGAAACTTCCGAAAGCTATCAAAGAAAAGATGCCAATGGCAAGTTACCTGATTATGCACAAAGAAGCCAAGTTGAGTGAAGAAGATAAAAAGGCAATTGCTGAATGGGCTACTGAAGCTGCATTTGATTTCGAGTAGGCTTTCTACATACATAAGACAACGGTACACTTAGGTTTTACCGTTGTTGAAACTTCATTTTATATCTGTAAAATCTCCCTTCTTTCTTACATACTGCTCACTGAAAACATGCAGTATCCTGTTATCTTTATGAAAATATACATTTTTTTGCCTGATCCGGCCATCTGTTAAGCTTATGGTTACCATTTTTATGTAGACTTTTTAATTATGGGCATGCAGGGTTATTAGAGATGCCCTTGAAAAATATAGGAGTCATAGAATGAAAAAATTAGCGATCGTACTTCTGCTTATGAGTGCAACACTCTTTGCAGGTTTCAAGACAATCGATACGGCAACGTTTGAAAAGATGCAGGCAAAGGGAGTGCCGGTCATCGATATTCGTACGCCGATGGAGTGGAAAGAGACTGGTATCATCAAAGGAGCGCACAAGATGATGTTCTTTACGCCAAATGGAGAAGCTGATCTGGCGGAATGGTTCTACAATCTTGGCCGTCTCATCAAGGACAAGAAGGAACCGTTCATCATCTATTGTGCCCATGCCAACCGTACAAAAGTACTGGGTGAAGGCCTTGCACAGATGGGTTTCAAGAATGTCTATGAGCTCAAAGACGGCATTGAGAACGGATGGATAAAACTGGGTAAGAAAACGGTCAAAGAATAGTAGTAGCACGATGAGTCGATGGATTGTCTTCCTTTATGGTATTTTTGCCTATGTCGTTGGGTTAATAGGGCAGATATGGCTCATAGTATATATCAGTGACTGGGGTTTAATATCAAAAAATATTAATATGGACCAGGTGCTTTCCACTCCTCTTGCATTTGTGATTGACCTGGGGCTTATTGTCCTTTTTGGCCTGCAGCATTCCGGAATGGCACGACGTGGTTTCAAACGGTTTATTACCCGTTTTCTTCCTGAAGTTTCCGAACGCAGTACCTATGTGCTGCTCTCCGGAACGACCTTCATCTTCCTCTGTTTGTTTTATCAGCCGATCGATGGTTATCTGTGGTATGTGGAAGAGGGTATGCTCTACTGGTTTTTGCAGATCGGTTTTATAGTTGGCTGGACACTTTCAGTCTATGCCAGTTTTATCATCAATCACTTTGAACTCTTTGGTCTTGAACAGATCTATTTGCACCTCAAAGGCAAAGAAGCCAAGCCTGTTGTCTTCAAGGAGAGACAGCTTTATAAATATATACGCCATCCTATTCAGCTGGGTGTTTTGCTGGGGATGTGGCTGACACCTGTAATGAGTTACGGGCACCTGGTGCTGGCTGTCGGATTTACAGTTTACATTTTTATAGGGCTCTACTTCGAGGAGAAGGATTTGGTACGTGAATTGGGAAAATCCTATGCCGACTACAAAGAGCGGGTAGGGATGATGATACCTTTCATAGGCAGAAAAAAGAGATGAACGGGCTGTTCACTTTTGGATATAATATCTGTAAACAGGATAGAAAGGATGCATGATGAGATATTTATTTTTAGTGCTGGCTGTAGCCAGTGTAATGATGGCGGAAGGATTTACCCTCAAAAGCAGTGATATCGGTGGACAGTTGAGCAAAATGCAGGTGTTTGATGGATTTGGCTGTAATGGGAAGAATGTTTCACCGCAACTGAGCTGGAGTGGTGCACCCAAAGGAACCAAAAGCTTTGCAGTTACTGTATTTGACCCTGATGCGCCTACCAGCAGCGGATGGTGGCACTGGATTGTGGTGAATATTCCTGCAGATATACATGAACTTAAAGCGGGTGTGTCAGGCAAGGCAATGCCCAAAGGGGCGCTTGAAGTGAAAAACGACTACGGAACTATCGGTTTCGGTGGTGCCTGTCCTCCCAAAGGAGACAAGCCGCACCGATATATCTTTACGGTGCATGCACTCGATGTGGAGAAACTACCTGTCAAAGAAGATACCAATGCACCTATCGTCGGTTTTCAGATCAATGCCCATACCATTGCAAAAGCTTCACTCATCTCTCACTTCGGAAGATGAGATATTAAAGAATATTAAGTTATGAATCTGCCACCTCTATTGGAACAGATTGCCAAAAAGCTGCAACAGGAAAATGCCCGTGCCGTACTGGTAGGCGGTGCTGTACGTGATATGATCATGGGATATGCTGTCAACAAGGACTATGATGTTGAAGTCTATGGGCTGGCATCGATCTTGGAGCTTGAAAAGATACTGTCGGCTTTTGGTTCTGTCAATTTGGTAGGCAGAAGTTTCGGTGTACTGAAACTCGTACATGAAGAGGAGGAGTATGACTTCTCTTTCCCCAGACTCGAGAAGAAGACAGGCAAAGGGCATCGTGGTTTCGATGTTGTCACAGATGGAAAGATGGATTTCGAAGAAGCTTCCAGACGCAGGGACTTTACCATTAATGCCATGGGGTACGACATAGAGAGTGGTACATTTCTGGATCCTTTCAACGGTCGCAGAGATATGGAACTGAAACAGCTGAGACATATCGATGACAGTTCGTTCGTCGAAGACCCGCTCCGTGTCTACAGGGCTGTACAGTTTTCTGCCAGGTTCGGCTACGGGCTTGCGGATGAAACGGAAAAACTGTGCCGGGAGATGGTTGAGAGAGGGATGCTTGAAGAACTGCCCAAAGAGCGTGTATACATCGAGATCAAGAAACTGCTGCTGAAAGCGGACAGGCCCTCCGTAGGTTTTGAGCTGATGCGAAGGCTTGGCATCACGGAACGCTGTTTCCCGGAGCTGCATGCTCTTATTGATGTACCGCAGGACCCGGAATGGCATCCGGAAGGGGATGTGTGGGTACATACGATGTTGAGTATTGACGCGATGGAGAGACTCATCAGAGATGAGTCAGCGTTCAGCATTCAGTATTCAGCGCTCAGAGAAGAGAAACAAAAGTTAAAGCTTTTGTTTGCTGTCCTGTGTCATGACTTTGGAAAACCGTTAACAACGATCATAGAGTTGGAGAATGGCGAAGTTATAGCATGGGACCCATCTACATGCTTAGCGCTGAACGCTGAACGCTTCGCACGGATACGTGCGATCTCCCATGAGAAAGCAGGAGTTGAACCTGCCAGAAGTTTTATATACAGGTTGACGGATGAGCATGACTTCATAGAGAGTATACTGCCTCTGATAGAACATCACCTCAAACCTTTGCAATTCTACAAACAGGGAGCCAAGGCGTCTGCCATACGGAGACTGGCGACAAAAGTGAACATCGAAGAGCTTGTACTGGTAGCCAAGGCGGATTTTCTGGGACGTACGACGGAAGAAGCCAAAAGTGCTGTGTTTAAGGCAGGGGAGTGGCTGCTTGAGAAAGCGAAAACGCTGAAGGTGGAGAAGAAACCGCTGGAGTGCCTTGTTCGGGGGAAGGATCTCATTGCTTTGGGCCTGAAGCCGTCACCTGAGTTCAAAACGATCCTCAATGAGGTGTATGAGTTGCAGATGGAGGGGACCCTTGAAACAAAAGAGGAAGCTTTGGCCTATGTGAAAAAAAAATTCTGTGGTGCAGAAACAAAGAGTGATTTATTTTAGTTATAATATATGATATATAATCAAAAAGCAGGGACATAAGAGCAATGAAGTGGTATCAGAGTATCAAAGTAAAACTTATCGGTTTCTTTCTTCTTGTGAGTGTCTTTTTTCTTCTCTTCCTTGTCTTGAGTTTCTCTGTAGTAAAAGAGAGCCTGATAGAGAAAAGTGCTATTGAACAGGCCAGGTTAAATACTTTCCAGATCATCAACAAGATCACAGAGACACAGATAAGGATGGAAGAGAGTGCTGTTATCATGGCATTTATCACAAGTGACTATTATGCCGACAAGAACTTTGATGCCGACTTCGTACGTGATCTTTTGAATGCCGTCAATGATGAACATATCGTCAGTGGAGGTATCTGGTTTGAATCCTACACTGTAAATCCAAAGAATGCAGAACAATATCTTTTTTTCAACCGTGATGCTTCAAAGAACTTCTATCAGGTCGAAAACTATCTGCAGGACAATCCGCTTGACTATAGACAAATGGAATTCTATGTCTTGGGCAAACAGTTGAAAAAAGGTGAAACATTCTGGACGAAATCGTATGTCGACCCGGTGACAAGAGTGCGTATGGTCACCATTGTCTCACCCATATACCATGGTGAAAGATTCCTGGGTGTAGCCAGTCTGGATATTAAAGTAGATCATTATTTTCAAAATGTGAAAACACTGGAGAACAGGTATGTCATGATCGTTGACAGGGCAGGTGGTTTCATTGCCAAATCTCCTTTGGTTTGGGAGAAGATCAAAGAAGAGAATATCGGTCAGGTCTCGGATGCAGAACTCAGTGCTTTGATGAAATATATAGTGAGCAATCTGAATACACATAAAAACAAAGTAGATACAAATAACAGCAGGGTAAAAACACTGGTGAGCCAAAGTCCTGAACTTACGATAGAAGATGCGAGAAGAGTGGTGTATATTATGGAGAATGAAAAGAAAGACCTTCATACCAATGTGCTGTTCATCGAAAAAGATCCCTTTTTGAAAGAGAGCAGTGTACTTGCCATTTCCCATTTTCACGATACCGACTGGAATGTGATCGTGGGTATGTCGGAGGAACAACTGTTGTCCGGTCTGAACCATCTTTCCCAAACGATTATTTTCATTACGATCATCATGACGCTTTTGGCAACGATCATAGGCTATTTTCTTCTCAGGAGATACTTTGTACGTCCTCTTGAATCTGTGAATGCACAACTGAAAGACAATATACAGGAAGATGGGCATTACCGTTTCCTGAAGTGTGATGACAAAGGAGAGATCGGACAGCTTGTCTATAACCTCAATTCAAGGACACTGGCACTTGAAGATGCCCAAAGGCGTGAACGAGAAGAGATACAGAAGCGCCTGACCAATGAAAAACTCCTGATACAGCAGTCAAAGATGGCTGCCATGGGCGAGATGATGGATGCCGTGGCACATCAGTGGAAGCAGCCATTGAATGCACTGAGTATGTACAGCGAGATCATCAGGAGCGATTTTGAAGAGGGGATCGTTGACCAGAAGTATGTGGACGAGTTCAGAGAGAACATGCAGATACAGATAGGCCATATGGTCGATACGCTTGATGAGTTCCGAAGTTTCTTCCGCCCCAATAAAGAGAATGAGGATTTTACTGTGTCCGAGGTCATTGACTCTGTGATGTTCCTGACCAAAGACGAGTTCATGAAGAACCGTATCGTGATCAATGTGGAGAAGGAGAGTGAGATAAAACTGCATGGTTCGAAGAATGAGTTCAAACATTTGATCCTCAACATCATCAACAATGCCAAAGATGCCTTCAACGACAACAATATCGAGGAGAAACGCATGATCACGATACGACTGCTCGATGGTAAAGCAGGCAGAAAGATCGAGATAGAGGACAATGCCGGAGGTATTCCCGAAGAGGTCATCCCTGATATCTTCAAAGCCAACGTCACGACCAAAGAAGAGGGCAAAGGGACAGGTATCGGCCTCTATATGAGTACACAGATCGTAGAGAAGTACGGTGCGGTACTGACCGTAGAAAACCGTAATGAGGGTGCCTGTTTTACCATTTTATTTGAGGAATAGGCATATGTTTTTCATTTACCATTTGGATATATAATGGGTAATCACAGCACAAAGGAATTGAAATGGGAGATGCAAAAGAAAAACTGAATGAGGTCAAAGCATTGATCGAACGCCTGCAGAAAGAGATGCCCCAACAGACGGCGGCTTTCAACCAGTTCATGATGAGCGTCGAGAAACCAGGTGCGCTGGATACGAAAACCAAAGAGTTGATCAATGTTGCACTCTCCATCGCCACACAGTGCGAATGGTGTATCACGCTGCATGTCAAAGGAGCGCTGACGAACGGTGCAAGCCGGGAAGAGGTGATGGATGCGGCGATGCAGGCGGTCCTGATGCATGGCGGACCGGCACTGCTCTATCTGATACCCGTCGAAGAGGCCCTGGACGCATTCAGTGAAACATAGGTCAGGACTTTAGATACTCATCTGCCATATAGCTGCTGCGGGTATAGGGTGAACTCTTGATGAAGTGGAAACCCATGGCCATGCCCACATCATAGAAATGGTCGAAGCGTTCGGGCGGGACGAATTCGACCACTTCCGTATGCTCCTGAGACGGTGAGAGATACTGCCCTATACTCAACAGTCTGCATTCGTGGTCCAAAAGGTCCTGCATCAAAGC
The sequence above is drawn from the Sulfurovum riftiae genome and encodes:
- a CDS encoding carboxymuconolactone decarboxylase family protein, which codes for MGDAKEKLNEVKALIERLQKEMPQQTAAFNQFMMSVEKPGALDTKTKELINVALSIATQCEWCITLHVKGALTNGASREEVMDAAMQAVLMHGGPALLYLIPVEEALDAFSET
- a CDS encoding sensor histidine kinase is translated as MKWYQSIKVKLIGFFLLVSVFFLLFLVLSFSVVKESLIEKSAIEQARLNTFQIINKITETQIRMEESAVIMAFITSDYYADKNFDADFVRDLLNAVNDEHIVSGGIWFESYTVNPKNAEQYLFFNRDASKNFYQVENYLQDNPLDYRQMEFYVLGKQLKKGETFWTKSYVDPVTRVRMVTIVSPIYHGERFLGVASLDIKVDHYFQNVKTLENRYVMIVDRAGGFIAKSPLVWEKIKEENIGQVSDAELSALMKYIVSNLNTHKNKVDTNNSRVKTLVSQSPELTIEDARRVVYIMENEKKDLHTNVLFIEKDPFLKESSVLAISHFHDTDWNVIVGMSEEQLLSGLNHLSQTIIFITIIMTLLATIIGYFLLRRYFVRPLESVNAQLKDNIQEDGHYRFLKCDDKGEIGQLVYNLNSRTLALEDAQRREREEIQKRLTNEKLLIQQSKMAAMGEMMDAVAHQWKQPLNALSMYSEIIRSDFEEGIVDQKYVDEFRENMQIQIGHMVDTLDEFRSFFRPNKENEDFTVSEVIDSVMFLTKDEFMKNRIVINVEKESEIKLHGSKNEFKHLILNIINNAKDAFNDNNIEEKRMITIRLLDGKAGRKIEIEDNAGGIPEEVIPDIFKANVTTKEEGKGTGIGLYMSTQIVEKYGAVLTVENRNEGACFTILFEE
- a CDS encoding heme-binding domain-containing protein encodes the protein MKKLLIFLILVFIGIQFYPMNVPADLPVKEGDALEAPENVQAILERSCFDCHSSHTKFPWYSNIAPVSWFTKDHVKEGREHLNFSTWNSYDDEKKLKYLEKLPKAIKEKMPMASYLIMHKEAKLSEEDKKAIAEWATEAAFDFE
- a CDS encoding rhodanese-like domain-containing protein; protein product: MKKLAIVLLLMSATLFAGFKTIDTATFEKMQAKGVPVIDIRTPMEWKETGIIKGAHKMMFFTPNGEADLAEWFYNLGRLIKDKKEPFIIYCAHANRTKVLGEGLAQMGFKNVYELKDGIENGWIKLGKKTVKE
- a CDS encoding CCA tRNA nucleotidyltransferase — protein: MNLPPLLEQIAKKLQQENARAVLVGGAVRDMIMGYAVNKDYDVEVYGLASILELEKILSAFGSVNLVGRSFGVLKLVHEEEEYDFSFPRLEKKTGKGHRGFDVVTDGKMDFEEASRRRDFTINAMGYDIESGTFLDPFNGRRDMELKQLRHIDDSSFVEDPLRVYRAVQFSARFGYGLADETEKLCREMVERGMLEELPKERVYIEIKKLLLKADRPSVGFELMRRLGITERCFPELHALIDVPQDPEWHPEGDVWVHTMLSIDAMERLIRDESAFSIQYSALREEKQKLKLLFAVLCHDFGKPLTTIIELENGEVIAWDPSTCLALNAERFARIRAISHEKAGVEPARSFIYRLTDEHDFIESILPLIEHHLKPLQFYKQGAKASAIRRLATKVNIEELVLVAKADFLGRTTEEAKSAVFKAGEWLLEKAKTLKVEKKPLECLVRGKDLIALGLKPSPEFKTILNEVYELQMEGTLETKEEALAYVKKKFCGAETKSDLF
- a CDS encoding YbhB/YbcL family Raf kinase inhibitor-like protein; translated protein: MRYLFLVLAVASVMMAEGFTLKSSDIGGQLSKMQVFDGFGCNGKNVSPQLSWSGAPKGTKSFAVTVFDPDAPTSSGWWHWIVVNIPADIHELKAGVSGKAMPKGALEVKNDYGTIGFGGACPPKGDKPHRYIFTVHALDVEKLPVKEDTNAPIVGFQINAHTIAKASLISHFGR
- a CDS encoding methyltransferase family protein — its product is MDQVLSTPLAFVIDLGLIVLFGLQHSGMARRGFKRFITRFLPEVSERSTYVLLSGTTFIFLCLFYQPIDGYLWYVEEGMLYWFLQIGFIVGWTLSVYASFIINHFELFGLEQIYLHLKGKEAKPVVFKERQLYKYIRHPIQLGVLLGMWLTPVMSYGHLVLAVGFTVYIFIGLYFEEKDLVRELGKSYADYKERVGMMIPFIGRKKR
- a CDS encoding AAA family ATPase, which gives rise to MKQNTALNILKSGKNVFITGSAGTGKTYLLNEYTQYLKERRIYPTIVAPTGIAASHLGGQTIHSFFALGIRESIDEGYVEFLMEKKYLKTRFSKLKLLIIDEVSMVSPELFSSMDLILRGFKGTDVPFGGVQVVISGDFFQLPPVSKEAKEKRFAWQSPAWKALELQTCYLQEKFRQDEDRLIQILDDIRSGTISESSEKFLAERHEKELTSHFTPTKLYTHNVDVDRINLAELEKLPGEAKLFVYESKGSQKNIEKIFKSSLVLEELALKKGAVVIFIKNNTEEGYVNGTTGTVEGFSPIDNMPIVRTTEGKKIKLDLEDWSLENESGTVTATVSQVPLRLAWAITIHKSQGMTLDAAEIDLSKTFETGQGYVALSRIRSIEGLQLKGLNTMALKVDPLILHVDERIKQASKKASDIIESMSEDDLQKTFDSYISQLGGIVSKEKIEEERENIKAGKPSHSAYVTPTHIKTKHLIEKSDTLIKLAHNRGLSKGTVVQHLAHIKEEEPEINIDKYKPSEEVFEKVGDVVLKLQTKKFKDDFTEDGKLKLKSVFDALDGEVSYDDIKMCMLFLD